Below is a window of Clostridiales bacterium DNA.
ATATTTCCAACAATCACCGATCCTGCTCCTACCCAAACTCTGTCTCCTAGTTTAGGACTACCTTCCCTTACTCCCCTATTTTCTCTTCCAATTATTACATTTGGATTAAGATTAACATTATTACCTAATTCGACTTCATTTCCTACGATAATTGTTCCAAAATGACCAAGATATAATCCGTGACCAATTTTGGCCTGCGGAGATATTTGGAAACCGTATTTTAACGATTTTCTATATAGAAAATACCCATACAATAAATATAGAAAACGGTTCTTCTTATAATAATGATTAGCTTTTCTTAGGATTTTCAGATACTGCCATCCGTAAAGCCTTAACCTTGATATGTATCCCACCGAGGTATTGCCTATATATCTAAATAGATCTTCTTTTATCCTTAAAACAAAATCATTACTCTGTTTCATTTCATTCTTCGCTTTCATACTTTGAAAGATAATAGTTCTCTAGGAATTTCGCATTTTTTGTGATATCATAACCAGCTTCTATTATGGCAGATTGGTACTGATTTCTATCGACTATACAACTTTTCATAATCTCATCTGCCCATCGTTCAATCGATAGTTTTAAAGAAAGTTGTGTAACTAGATTAGTAAGCACACAATCATAAGGTACTTTATCCGAAATGAAGCATCTCAACCCAGTCGATTGGGCTTCGACTATTGACATCGGCATTCCTTCATATTTTGATGGTAACAAGAAGATATCCATGGCCTGCATTAATTCAGGAACATCACTTCTCAGTCCTAAAAAAATAATATCTTCATTCACTTTCAAGCCTAATTGTTCAGCTTTATTAATGGTCTCGCGCATTAATATACCATCACCAACAAACACCATTTTGTAATTCTCATTATTTCCATGTATCAGTTTAAAAAGATCAATCATGAAGGAATGGTTTTTAACTTTACTAAATCTGCCAACATGACCAATTACTATATCACTCTTATTAAAGCCAAGATTTGTTCTTACGGAATTTCTAATACCTTCCGAATAGACAAATAATCCTGTATCTATAGCATTTGGCAAAATGGTAAACTTACTACTTTTGCCGAACATCCATTCACCTGATTTTTTTCCACATGACATTAAATCCGTCGCATAAGTAGCAATAAACCGTTTATAATATAATTTGATAGGGTATTTTATGTTTATATCCTGATTGCTACTATGGCAATGTGCAATTCTTGTTTTTACTCCACATTCTTTTGCTACTTTTAAAATAACACTACTCAGACAGTCTTGATGAACGTGTATCACTCTATACTCTGGATGCTCCTCAAAAAAGGTCTTTAGGCTTGCTCTGTAACGAAGTGAAAATGGATTCAATTCCTGAATATGATATATTTTCCCTCCAAGGGATTTTATCTCTTCATCATAATCCTTTTTTTCTGATTCTGGCCTATGAGTAAGAAAATCAAACTGCACTCTTGATCTATCTATTTTTCTATAATAATTCATTACCATTGTTTCTAGGCCACCACGATTCATATGTGTAACTACTTGTAATATACGTATAGGCTCATCCATAATGAATTATTCCTCCGATTGTATGTGTAGTCTATTTAGTTTCACCTGTCAAAATGCAATTTTTCAGGCAAGTGCGAATCCTTAGCTTCCAGCCAGATTTGAATCGTCATTCGGAGCCAACTGAAAAAAAGCACAAAAGAAGCCGGAGCCTTTTCCGTAGGTTCATGTAGATCACAATGGAATGGATCTTGCTTCGCTGGTTTCCTTCAGCTTGGAAACGATACAATCCAGTGAGTAGCGGTGTTTTCTTACCCCAAAGTGCCTCTTGATTTCTCCCCGTTCTCCAGATTCCAGCCATTTCAGTTTCATGTGTTTCTTGACTTCTGCCGTATCTGTAAAGGACTAAATCTTCCGAATACGTTTTGACTTATGGAAATAAATGATCAATCGTCATTCTTACTACTTTTTTCTTGTCAAACACATCCTCCATGTGCTTGCGGCCTTTTAATCCCATTTGTTTTCTTTCTTCGAAGCTCAAACTATACATTGCTTTCATAGCTGCGTATAAGCTATCAACGTTCTTCGGCTCACATAGTAGACCACTTCCCTCTACTACAGCCTCTCTGCACCCAGGGATATTTGATGTAATGATCGGACGGCCAGAAGAGGCACATTCCAAATTTGTGTTCGCCATCCCTTCATGATAGGAAGGAAGGACAAAGCAATGCGCCTTTGCTATGAATGGCCTAACATCTGATTGAAAACCATAGTACTCAAGCCATCCATCGTCAACATATTGCTTTATCTGCTGTTCATATCCCTCTTCATATCTTCCCAACACCATCAATTTACAGTTGCATCCATCATCCCGCATTTTTTTCATCGCTGAAAAAAGTTCGTTGACGCCTTTTTCTCTCATGATTCTACCGACGAACAGAAACTTAAAACTTGCTTCATCACAAGGATATTCCGATAACGTAAAATGGTCTATGTTCACTCCCGCGCCATTAAGAACCTTTGATTTAGAACTATCAATGATTTTTTCCCGTACAAAAGTATCTCTATTATCAGAATTCTCAAAGAATATAACTTTAGCTTTCTTAAGAGCAGCTTTGTACATTGCAATAACAATTTTCTTCAAGAATCCATCTTTTTCAAATGCGGTGCCTAATCCAGTAATATTTACAGCATATGGAGCCTTAAGAAGTCTGCAAGCAAATCCTCCATATATATTGGGTTTTATAGTGTAAGTAATTATATAGTCAGGCTTTTCCCTTTTTACCAGTCTTCTGTACTTAGCAAAAAGCAAGAAGTCCTTTATTGGGTTTATTCCTCTTCTATCAAAGTTGGTTTCAATTATTTCACAGCCAATTTCTTTAAGTTCGGGTTCTCTCCCAGCACTAGGAGAAGATACTATAATATTGTTTCCGCGTTCAATTAGCTCCCGAATCAGCTCTTTTCGAAATTCGTAAACTCCGCTGCTGCTGTTTGCTAAGATCAATATTTTACTCATGTTAGTATCTCCCGCAGCTTATAGTTTATTTTTGTCATATCTATAAGCATTCCACATACCATCACTGACAAGTTTATATTTTTTTAGCAATCCAACTTCATTCGCATGTCCAATCAAGTGGAAACCGGTATTCATAAAACTCTTTTTTGATGGCTCGTTTGTAGGTAAAACAAAGCTATAAGCGCTTTTGAAGCTACATTTCTCCAGAACATATTTCAACAGATTGGTGGCACAATGCTTGCCTCTTGAATCCGGCGCAGTCCAAATTGGCCCAATTATAATATCGTTCTTATCGCCGCTTTCAATAATACGTTTGCCTGAATGTGTGACCACGACATGGCCTCGAACAGATTCATCCTCAACTGCATAATAGACCGTGTAATCATATAATAATCTAGTGATAAGCATCCTGCATTTGTGGACTATTCCATTCCAGTAATCTGGTCTATTCTCTTTGGTATACCCTTCCCAATAATGATAGATAAGGGTTGGAGAAAACTCATATATATCAATTGACCCGAGAGCATGAACCTTCTTCAATCTTTTATCGGCTTTCATTATTGTCATCCCATCTTCACGATTTTTAACTCGTTATACTTCATCATATAGATGTCTTCATCGTAGGCACCGATATTTTTCTTGTTTACAATACCCTGCAGATTATTCAGAATCAGTTTCATATGATCAACGCCGGACTCATATGCATGGGGATACCCACCGCCGAAACGAGGATTCACTTCACTGATATAATAGGTTCCATTGATCTCAAAGATATCGATGTCAATCTGCCCACGATAGCCAGCTTCATTCACGAACTTCTCAATCAGCGCAAAGAGCTCTGGATCCTTAAAGCTGACAGCCTTATCTGTCTCACCAGCACGCATCTTGATCTTCTTCTTTGTGAAGATAGAAACCACTTC
It encodes the following:
- a CDS encoding serine acetyltransferase; protein product: MKQSNDFVLRIKEDLFRYIGNTSVGYISRLRLYGWQYLKILRKANHYYKKNRFLYLLYGYFLYRKSLKYGFQISPQAKIGHGLYLGHFGTIIVGNEVELGNNVNLNPNVIIGRENRGVREGSPKLGDRVWVGAGSVIVGNIKIGSNVLIAPNTYVNFDIPDNSVVIGNPAVIKTNAFATEKYICNIVE
- a CDS encoding glycosyltransferase family 1 protein; the encoded protein is MDEPIRILQVVTHMNRGGLETMVMNYYRKIDRSRVQFDFLTHRPESEKKDYDEEIKSLGGKIYHIQELNPFSLRYRASLKTFFEEHPEYRVIHVHQDCLSSVILKVAKECGVKTRIAHCHSSNQDINIKYPIKLYYKRFIATYATDLMSCGKKSGEWMFGKSSKFTILPNAIDTGLFVYSEGIRNSVRTNLGFNKSDIVIGHVGRFSKVKNHSFMIDLFKLIHGNNENYKMVFVGDGILMRETINKAEQLGLKVNEDIIFLGLRSDVPELMQAMDIFLLPSKYEGMPMSIVEAQSTGLRCFISDKVPYDCVLTNLVTQLSLKLSIERWADEIMKSCIVDRNQYQSAIIEAGYDITKNAKFLENYYLSKYESEE
- a CDS encoding glycosyltransferase family 4 protein, which encodes MSKILILANSSSGVYEFRKELIRELIERGNNIIVSSPSAGREPELKEIGCEIIETNFDRRGINPIKDFLLFAKYRRLVKREKPDYIITYTIKPNIYGGFACRLLKAPYAVNITGLGTAFEKDGFLKKIVIAMYKAALKKAKVIFFENSDNRDTFVREKIIDSSKSKVLNGAGVNIDHFTLSEYPCDEASFKFLFVGRIMREKGVNELFSAMKKMRDDGCNCKLMVLGRYEEGYEQQIKQYVDDGWLEYYGFQSDVRPFIAKAHCFVLPSYHEGMANTNLECASSGRPIITSNIPGCREAVVEGSGLLCEPKNVDSLYAAMKAMYSLSFEERKQMGLKGRKHMEDVFDKKKVVRMTIDHLFP
- a CDS encoding GNAT family N-acetyltransferase, which codes for MKADKRLKKVHALGSIDIYEFSPTLIYHYWEGYTKENRPDYWNGIVHKCRMLITRLLYDYTVYYAVEDESVRGHVVVTHSGKRIIESGDKNDIIIGPIWTAPDSRGKHCATNLLKYVLEKCSFKSAYSFVLPTNEPSKKSFMNTGFHLIGHANEVGLLKKYKLVSDGMWNAYRYDKNKL